A single Phragmites australis chromosome 4, lpPhrAust1.1, whole genome shotgun sequence DNA region contains:
- the LOC133915280 gene encoding BTB/POZ and MATH domain-containing protein 4-like isoform X1, whose protein sequence is MEDDDAGPGGGGDVYPPHHAAASGDRAWDMAASPTSSRSVTQTVNGSHRFVIQGYSLAKGMGVGKHIASETFTVGGYQWAIYFYPDGKNPEDNSAYVSVFIALASEGTDVRALFELTLLDQSGKGKHKVHSHFDRSLESGPYTLKYRGSMWGYKRFFRRTALETSDFLKDDCLKINCTVGVVVSTMDYSRPHSIEVPESDIGYHFGMLLDTQEGVDVIFSVAGEKFHAHKLVLAARSSFFRSEFYNHESDEEKNEVDTSNGIKEIAIDDMEPKVFKAVLHFIYRGNLVDEDELSASSSDCSIFDTLAGKLMAAADKYELPRLRLLCESYLCKHIFVNSVATTLALADRHHAMELKSVCLKFAAENLSAVIRTDGFDYLKDNCPSLQSEILRTVAGCEECSSGGKSQSVWGQLSDGGDTSGRRVRPRV, encoded by the exons ATGGAGGACGACGACGCCGGCCCCGGCGGCGGGGGCGACGTCTACCCGCCGCACCACGCCGCGGCGTCgggcgaccgggcgtgggacatggcggcgtcgccgacgagctcGCGCTCCGTGACGCAGACGGTGAACGGGTCGCACCGGTTCGTGATCCAGGGGTACTCGCTCGCCAAGGGCATGGGCGTGGGGAAGCACATCGCCAGCGAGACCTTCACGGTGGGCGGGTACCAGTGGGCGATCTACTTCTATCCCGATGGGAAGAACCCCGAGGACAACTCCGCCTACGTCTCCGTCTTCATCGCGCTCGCGTCCGAGGGCACCGACGTGCGCGCGCTCTTCGAGCTCACGCTCCTTGACCAGAGCGGCAAGGGCAAGCACAAGGTGCACTCGCACTTCGACCGGTCCCTCGAGTCTGGACCGTACACCCTCAAGTACCGTGGATCCATGTG GGGTTATAAAAGGTTCTTCCGGCGTACTGCTCTCGAGACATCAGATTTTCTTAAAGATGATTGCTTGAAGATAAACTGTACTGTGGGTGTTGTAGTATCAACTATGGATTATTCTAGGCCACATTCAATAGAGGTTCCAGAGTCTGACATAGGCTATCATTTTGGAATGCTTTTGGACACTCAGGAAGGTGTAGATGTTATTTTTAGTGTAGCAGGAGAGAAGTTTCATGCCCATAAGTTGGTGTTGGCTGCACGATCTTCTTTTTTTAGATCTGAATTTTATAATCATGAATCGGATGAAGAGAAGAATGAAGTTGATACGAGTAATGGAATCAAGGAGATTGCCATTGATGACATGGAACCTAAAGTGTTCAAG GCTGTGCTTCATTTTATCTACAGGGGCAATCTTGTCGATGAGGATGAGTTATCTGCATCAAGCTCTGACTGCTCAATCTTTGATACTTTAGCTGGGAAGTTAATGGCTGCAGCAGATAAATATGAGTTGCCAAGGCTAAGATTGTTGTGTGAATCTTACTTGTGCAAGCATATTTTTGTAAACTCCGTGGCCACTACTCTAGCATTGGCTGACCGTCACCATGCAATGGAGCTTAAATCTGTTTGCCTAAAATTCGCCGCCGAGAACCTTTCAG CTGTGATCCGCACCGACGGGTTCGATTACCTCAAAGACAACTGCCCCTCCCTGCAATCAGAAATACTGAGAACTGTTGCAGGGTGCGAGGAATGCAGTAGCGGAGGGAAAAGCCAGAGCGTGTGGGGGCAGCTCTCGGACGGCGGTGACACCAGCGGGCGCAGGGTGAGGCCGAGGGTCTGA
- the LOC133915280 gene encoding BTB/POZ and MATH domain-containing protein 4-like isoform X2, with protein MEDDDAGPGGGGDVYPPHHAAASGDRAWDMAASPTSSRSVTQTVNGSHRFVIQGYSLAKGMGVGKHIASETFTVGGYQWAIYFYPDGKNPEDNSAYVSVFIALASEGTDVRALFELTLLDQSGKGKHKVHSHFDRSLESGPYTLKYRGSMWGYKRFFRRTALETSDFLKDDCLKINCTVGVVVSTMDYSRPHSIEVPESDIGYHFGMLLDTQEGVDVIFSVAGEKFHAHKLVLAARSSFFRSEFYNHESDEEKNEVDTSNGIKEIAIDDMEPKVFKAVLHFIYRGNLVDEDELSASSSDCSIFDTLAGKLMAAADKYELPRLRLLCESYLCKHIFVNSVATTLALADRHHAMELKSVCLKFAAENLSDALMYLQL; from the exons ATGGAGGACGACGACGCCGGCCCCGGCGGCGGGGGCGACGTCTACCCGCCGCACCACGCCGCGGCGTCgggcgaccgggcgtgggacatggcggcgtcgccgacgagctcGCGCTCCGTGACGCAGACGGTGAACGGGTCGCACCGGTTCGTGATCCAGGGGTACTCGCTCGCCAAGGGCATGGGCGTGGGGAAGCACATCGCCAGCGAGACCTTCACGGTGGGCGGGTACCAGTGGGCGATCTACTTCTATCCCGATGGGAAGAACCCCGAGGACAACTCCGCCTACGTCTCCGTCTTCATCGCGCTCGCGTCCGAGGGCACCGACGTGCGCGCGCTCTTCGAGCTCACGCTCCTTGACCAGAGCGGCAAGGGCAAGCACAAGGTGCACTCGCACTTCGACCGGTCCCTCGAGTCTGGACCGTACACCCTCAAGTACCGTGGATCCATGTG GGGTTATAAAAGGTTCTTCCGGCGTACTGCTCTCGAGACATCAGATTTTCTTAAAGATGATTGCTTGAAGATAAACTGTACTGTGGGTGTTGTAGTATCAACTATGGATTATTCTAGGCCACATTCAATAGAGGTTCCAGAGTCTGACATAGGCTATCATTTTGGAATGCTTTTGGACACTCAGGAAGGTGTAGATGTTATTTTTAGTGTAGCAGGAGAGAAGTTTCATGCCCATAAGTTGGTGTTGGCTGCACGATCTTCTTTTTTTAGATCTGAATTTTATAATCATGAATCGGATGAAGAGAAGAATGAAGTTGATACGAGTAATGGAATCAAGGAGATTGCCATTGATGACATGGAACCTAAAGTGTTCAAG GCTGTGCTTCATTTTATCTACAGGGGCAATCTTGTCGATGAGGATGAGTTATCTGCATCAAGCTCTGACTGCTCAATCTTTGATACTTTAGCTGGGAAGTTAATGGCTGCAGCAGATAAATATGAGTTGCCAAGGCTAAGATTGTTGTGTGAATCTTACTTGTGCAAGCATATTTTTGTAAACTCCGTGGCCACTACTCTAGCATTGGCTGACCGTCACCATGCAATGGAGCTTAAATCTGTTTGCCTAAAATTCGCCGCCGAGAACCTTTCAG ATGCCCTTATGTATCTGCAGCTGTGA